A single Triticum dicoccoides isolate Atlit2015 ecotype Zavitan chromosome 2A, WEW_v2.0, whole genome shotgun sequence DNA region contains:
- the LOC119357112 gene encoding uncharacterized protein LOC119357112 has protein sequence MGLFDGLFSGRRDDGTGSGDPDTAAPAMATDDAASASSSAQQCGGDISALSPTAASVVHRCAQIAGVPVEQLVRRLEPDEQPPLAYARSIVEYCSYVALRAETRRRHDHLGDREFHSLTYDMMLAWEAPDHDTDAELQKTAFPWGGDGDDDDDDGGSIFYSSPTKTAIQVDGRRTVGPEAFAKIAPACPAVAHPITVRNLFDALTNSTGGRLHFLIYHKYLKSLDDVLRSTKCISGGHKAPALDLCDGEVVLDIFGAATTQPVLQHIGTSTWPGRLTLTNHALYFEAIGVDFSYGDAVVYDLTKDLKQCVKRESTGPWGAHLFDKAVMYKSSSINEPVFFEFPQFKGHSRRDYWFAVIKEVLHAHKFIRRYRLTGFKKAEALAVATLGILRYRAVKEGFHILPAYFKTTLAFNLAEKLPKGDKILEALYGQLQEHCSRFRGGDDLAAQGSSDELALADPFPLSAFTLVRMGLLTLREEDNPEERDFAVGDVQIGRTSSVQMALERSVGYSGRVEAARATLDQVKVEDIDTNVAVLKELVFPLIEIGKRLVFLAEWEDPLKSYVFLLCFLYIVYRGLIWYIFPGFLVGSTAFMLWNKHHGNRHFIEAFEVTTPPRRRTVEQLLALQEAISQLEAHVQAGNIFLLKLRSLMLAAFPQSTNKVATTMLVAAAAFAFMPFRIIFVLILLEAYTRHMPLRKKSSEKLVRRLREWWLRIPAAPVQLLRPHDTRRWRSRRR, from the exons ATGGGCCTCTTTGACGGCCTCTTCTCCGGCCGGCGCGACGACGGCACTGGAAGCGGCGATCCCGATACCGCGGCGCCGGCCATGGCCACGGACGACGCGGCGTCGGCGTCCTCGTCGGCGCAGCAGTGCGGCGGCGACATCTCCGCGCTCTcgcccaccgccgcctccgtcgTCCACCGATGCGCGCA GATCGCCGGCGTGCCCGTGGAgcagctggtgcggcggctggagcCGGACGAGCAGCCGCCGCTCGCCTACGCCAGGAGCATCGTGGAGTACTGCTCCTACGTCGCCCTGCGCGCCGAGACCCGGCGCCGCCACGACCACCTCGGCGACAGGGAGTTCCACTCCCTCACCTACGACATGATGCTCGCCTGGGAGGCGCCCGACCACGACACCGACGCGGAGCTCCAG AAAACGGCGTTCCcctggggcggcgacggcgacgacgatgacgacgacggcgggTCCATATTCTACTCCAGCCCCACGAAGACGGCAATTCAG GTTGACGGGAGGAGGACGGTCGGGCCGGAGGCGTTCGCGAAGATCGCCCCGGCCTGCCCGGCCGTGGCGCACCCGATCACCGTCCGCAACCTCTTCGACGCTCTCACCAACTCCACCGGCGGCCGCCTCCACTTCCTCATCTACCACAAGTACCTCAAGAGCCTGGACGA CGTGCTGAGGTCGACGAAATGCATCTCGGGCGGgcacaaggcgccggcgctggaccTCTGCGACGGCGAGGTGGTGCTCGACATCTTCGGCGCCGCCACGACGCAGCCGGTCCTGCAGCACATCGGCACGTCCACGTGGCCTG GGAGGCTCACGCTGACGAACCACGCCCTCTACTTCGAGGCCATCGGCGTCGACTTCTCCTACGGCGACGCCGTCGTGTACGACCTCACCAAGGACCTGAAGCAGTGCGTGAAGCGCGAGTCCACGGGGCCATGGGGTGCCCACCTGTTCGACAAGGCGGTCATGTACAAATCTAGCTCCAT AAATGAGCCAGTGTTCTTCGAGTTCCCTCAATTCAAGGGCCACAGCCGGCGGGACTACTGGTTCGCGGTGATCAAGGAGGTGctgcatgcccacaagttcatcaggAGGTACCGGCTCACCGGCTTCAAGAAGGCGGAGGCGCTCGCTGTTGCGACACTGGGGATCCTCCGGTACCGCGCCGTGAAAGAGGGGTTCCACATACTGCCGGCCTACTTCAAGACCACCCTGGCATTCAACCTGGCAGAGAAGCTGCCCAAGGGGGACAAGATATTGGAGGCATTGTATGGCCAGCTGCAGGAACATTGCTCGAGGTTCAGGGGAGGTGATGACCTGGCAGCTCAGGGCAGTTCCGACGAGCTGGCACTCGCGGACCCATTTCCACTATCGGCATTTACGCTCGTGCGGATGGGGCTGCTGACGCTCAGGGAGGAGGACAATCCCGAGGAGAGGGATTTCGCCGTCGGGGATGTGCAGATTGGAAGGACTAGCTCCGTGCAAATGGCTCTGGAGCGATCTGTTGGGTATTCCGGTAGAGTGGAGGCCGCGCGCGCGACACTCGATCAGGTCAAGGTGGAGGACATTGACACCAATGTGGCTGTCCTAAAG GAACTAGTGTTTCCTTTGATTGAAATAGGCAAAAGGCTTGTCTTTCTGGCTGAGTGGGAAGATCCACTTAAGTCATATGTTTTCTTGCTCTGTTTCCTCTACATAGTTTACAG AGGATTGATATGGTACATATTTCCCGGCTTTTTGGTCGGGTCTACCGCTTTCATGCTATGGAACAAGCACCATGGCAACAGGCATTTCATCGAAGCATTCGAAGTCACAACCCCGCCTCGTCGACGAACCGTTGAACAACTCCTTGCTCTACAGGAAGCCATCTCGCAGCTGGAGGCACATGTCCAAGCTGGGAACATTTTTCTCCTGAAGCTTCGGTCCCTCATGCTCGCAGCTTTTCCGCAG AGCACGAACAAAGTCGCGACAACGATGCTCGTTGCGGCTGCAGCATTTGCGTTTATGCCGTTCCGGATCATATTTGTGCTCATCCTGTTGGAGGCTTACACGAGGCATATGCCACTGAGGAAGAAGAGCAGCGAGAAGCTGGTGAGGAGGTTGAGGGAGTGGTGGCTACGGATCCCCGCTGCACCCGTGCAGCTCTTGAGGCCTCATGACACCAGAAGATGGAGGTCGAGGCGGAGATAA